Proteins from one Falco naumanni isolate bFalNau1 chromosome 2, bFalNau1.pat, whole genome shotgun sequence genomic window:
- the LOC121083930 gene encoding fibronectin type III domain-containing protein 9-like has translation MGITVQNITGNTATVIWPKMAGCVDSFYSIMYHPNWNSMLSSYSRKSFQKEDRVPTSLSSYVVENLTPLTTYIVCVTCQSANPSSDQCRVFNTLEQDPASASNTKKELALGIWLTSSVLLLIIAAILLYGCLHLLCRRRHECLQGRNRTSKQDHRKVWTKSAAYDPEELSRQSQLMQDIEEKHPGGIQLATIIGNPSACKEPITAASKSWEQVPATGQCSATN, from the coding sequence ATGGGAATAACCGTCCAAAACATCACAGGAAACACAGCGACGGTGATTTGGCCAAAAATGGCCGGTTGTGTCGACAGCTTTTATAGCATCATGTACCACCCTAACTGGAACAGCATGCTATCCAGTTACTCAAGAAAGAGCTTTCAGAAGGAAGACAGGGTGCCCACCAGTCTCTCCTCCTATGTTGTTGAAAACCTAACTCCACTAACAACATACATTGTGTGTGTGACCTGCCAGTCCGCAAACCCCTCCAGTGACCAATGCAGAGTTTTTAACACGCTGGAACAAGACCCGGCATCTGCGAGCAACACCAAGAAAGAGCTGGCACTGGGCATCTGGCTCACCAGCAGCGTCCTGCTCCTCATCATCGCTGCAATCCTCCTCTATGGCTGCCTGCACCTCCTGTGCCGCAGGAGACATGAGTGCTTGCAAGGGCGAAACAGGACCTCCAAACAAGACCACAGGAAGGTGTGGACCAAAAGTGCAGCATATGACCCAGAGGAGCTCAGCCGGCAGAGCCAACTGATGCAGGACATTGAGGAAAAGCATCCAGGTGGCATCCAGCTAGCCACAATCATAGGGAATCCCTCAGCGTGCAAGGAGCCCATCACAGCAGCTTCCAAAAGCTGGGAACAAGTGCCAGCGACAGGACAGTGCTCTGCTACAAATTAA